A region of Dioscorea cayenensis subsp. rotundata cultivar TDr96_F1 chromosome 5, TDr96_F1_v2_PseudoChromosome.rev07_lg8_w22 25.fasta, whole genome shotgun sequence DNA encodes the following proteins:
- the LOC120259916 gene encoding probable 2-oxoglutarate-dependent dioxygenase ANS has translation MKTKKLIENVLKTTAKLLELSKDFFVSHLGDKFSIFARFNYYPCCLKPDLVFGLKPHSDRTLITVILPDKYVEGLQVMKDGEWIKVTTSPDALIFNIGDQMEIMSNGIFKSPVHRVVTFSDKDRISIAMLCANLPEKVIGPADELVNDMRPRMYKNVKVKDYTEVFFKRFYQGKRAIDWAQFG, from the exons ATGAAGACAAAAAAGTTAATCGAGAATGTCCTGAAGACAACTGCAAAGTTACTGGAACTGAGTAAAGATTTCTTCGTTAGCCATCTCGGAGACAAGTTCTCAATATTTGCAAGATTCAACTACTATCCATGTTGTTTGAAGCCTGATCTTGTATTCGGCCTCAAACCTCACAGTGACCGCACACTAATCACTGTAATTTTACCTGACAAATATGTAGAGGGACTTCAGGTAATGAAAGACGGCGAATGGATCAAAGTGACCACTTCCCCTGATGCTTTGATCTTTAATATAGGAGATCAAATGGAG ATAATGAGCAATGGAATATTTAAGAGCCCTGTTCATAGGGTGGTCACATTTTCGGACAAGGATAGGATTTCTATTGCTATGCTTTGTGCAAATTTACCTGAAAAAGTGATAGGACCAGCAGATGAACTAGTGAATGATATGAGACCAAGGATGTACAAAAATGTGAAGGTGAAGGACTATACTGAGGTGTTTTTCAAGAGATTCTACCAAGGAAAGAGGGCTATTGATTGGGCTCAATTCGGATAA
- the LOC120261780 gene encoding thaumatin-like protein, with translation MASTNLLTLLLLPLILPVSYAATFNIVNQCSYTVWAAAIPGGGKQLDKGQTWTINVNASTTGGRVWARTGCNIDSSGHGSCQTGDCNGLLQCQAYGKPPNTLAEFALNQYANLDYIDISLVDGFNVPMDFSPTGGCARGIRCSADIIGKCPAQLKTTGGCNNPCTVFKTNEYCCTSGSCQATDYSKFFKNLCSDAYSYPKDDQTSTFTCPAGTNYKVTFCP, from the coding sequence ATGGCTTCCACAAACCTCCtaactcttcttctcctccctctCATCCTCCCAGTCTCCTACGCTGCCACCTTTAACATTGTTAACCAGTGCTCTTACACCGTATGGGCAGCTGCCATCCCCGGGGGAGGCAAACAGCTCGACAAAGGCCAAACATGGACTATAAATGTAAACGCTAGCACCACCGGTGGCCGTGTTTGGGCACGTACAGGCTGCAACATTGACAGCTCTGGCCATGGCAGCTGCCAAACAGGTGACTGCAATGGTCTCTTGCAATGCCAAGCTTATGGCAAACCACCAAACACTCTTGCTGAGTTTGCACTAAACCAATACGCCAACTTGGATTACATTGATATCTCTTTAGTTGATGGGTTTAACGTGCCCATGGACTTCAGTCCGACAGGTGGGTGTGCTCGTGGGATCCGGTGCTCGgccgacatcatcgggaagtgTCCGGCTCAGCTGAAGACTACTGGCGGATGTAACAACCCTTGTACTGTGTTCAAAACAAATGAATATTGTTGTACCTCAGGTAGCTGCCAAGCAACTGATTATTCCAAGTTTTTCAAGAATCTATGCTCAGATGCCTATAGCTACCCTAAGGATGATCAAACTAGTACCTTTACTTGCCCTGCTGGGACTAACTATAAGGTTACCTTCTGCCCTtaa
- the LOC120261781 gene encoding probable 2-oxoglutarate-dependent dioxygenase At3g111800, protein MDAPRSQAVKSVSTERKMVQERSEAGEAPPIEYIVKESQRPPNAPPPLTTALPVVHLGQPDEAEEIKAALQSWGMFQVIDHGMPPSFLDELRVVARAFFKLPVEEKQKYSNIRDGKFGLEGYGNDEVIAEGQILDWTDRLFSLSPT, encoded by the exons ATGGATGCTCCGAGGAGCCAAGCGGTGAAGAGCGTGAGCACCGAGCGCAAGATGGTCCAAGAGAGGTCGGAGGCCGGTGAAGCGCCACCCATTGAGTATATAGTAAAAGAATCCCAACGCCCACCCAATGCTCCGCCGCCGCTGACCACTGCACTTCCCGTCGTCCATCTCGGCCAGCCGGACGAGGCCGAGGAGATCAAGGCCGCCCTTCAGTCCTGGGGCATGTTTCAG GTTATTGATCATGGCATGCCACCATCCTTTCTGGATGAACTAAGAGTTGTTGCAAGAGCTTTCTTTAAACTTCCAGTGGAGGAGAAGCAAAAATATAGCAATATAAGAGATGGAAAGTTTGGACTAGAGGGATACGGAAATGATGAAGTTATAGCAGAAGGCCAAATCCTTGACTGGACTGACCGCCTTTTTTCTCTTAGTCCAACCTGA